In Opitutaceae bacterium TAV5, one genomic interval encodes:
- a CDS encoding von Willebrand factor A, which produces MNYTFHSPLWLLALLLLPLVLRARGRSKIVAWIVPFAAAWHRPSRVSSSRLPVACAVLGLVLLVIALARPQRIEDRRTVTGQGYDLMLAIDLSTSMLAEDYEKNGERLNRLQTIRPVIQAFIDQRPNDRIGIVVFAGRSYTLAPLTLDHDWLARQVDRLKTGLIEDGTAIGDGLGVALSRLEQAAHTENGRRAGAFVILLTDGANNRGALTPAQAAAIARSRGIPVYTIGVGSNQSSVPFPVFDDQGRKIGYQRARVDLDENSLRYIASETGGRYFRADHTGTVESAFRSIDAARKIEFQAKSHLLATELFAGFAVPGAVLVLLGALTARNRARFGVQGPGFGVGQAPLPATTRSQQS; this is translated from the coding sequence TTGAACTACACCTTCCACTCGCCGCTCTGGCTTCTTGCCCTGCTCCTCCTCCCGCTCGTTCTCCGGGCGCGCGGGCGCAGCAAGATCGTGGCGTGGATCGTGCCCTTTGCCGCCGCCTGGCACCGTCCGTCGCGCGTCAGTTCCTCGCGCCTCCCTGTCGCCTGCGCCGTGCTCGGCCTCGTCCTTCTTGTGATCGCCCTCGCCCGCCCGCAACGCATCGAGGATCGCCGCACCGTCACCGGCCAAGGTTACGACCTGATGCTCGCGATCGACCTCTCCACTTCGATGCTCGCCGAAGACTACGAAAAAAACGGCGAGCGCCTCAACCGCCTGCAAACCATCCGCCCCGTCATCCAGGCCTTCATCGACCAGCGTCCCAACGACCGCATCGGCATCGTCGTCTTCGCCGGCCGCTCCTACACCCTCGCCCCGCTCACGCTCGATCACGACTGGCTCGCCCGGCAGGTCGACCGTCTCAAGACCGGGCTGATCGAAGACGGCACCGCCATCGGCGACGGCCTCGGCGTCGCCCTCTCGCGCCTCGAACAGGCCGCCCACACTGAAAACGGCCGCCGCGCCGGCGCCTTCGTCATCCTTCTCACCGATGGCGCCAACAACCGCGGCGCGCTCACCCCCGCGCAGGCCGCCGCCATCGCCAGATCGCGCGGCATCCCCGTCTACACCATCGGCGTCGGCAGCAACCAGAGCAGTGTCCCCTTTCCCGTTTTCGACGACCAGGGCCGCAAGATCGGCTACCAGCGCGCCCGCGTCGACCTCGACGAAAACTCGCTGCGCTACATCGCCTCCGAAACCGGGGGCCGCTATTTCCGCGCCGACCACACCGGCACCGTCGAATCCGCCTTCAGGTCGATCGACGCCGCCCGCAAGATCGAATTCCAGGCAAAATCGCACCTGCTCGCCACCGAGCTCTTCGCCGGGTTTGCCGTCCCCGGCGCCGTCCTTGTCCTCCTCGGCGCGCTCACGGCGCGCAACCGCGCCCGGTTTGGAGTTCAGGGTCCAGGGTTTGGAGTTGGCCAAGCCCCGCTCCCCGCCACCACCCGCAGCCAACAATCCTGA